The following proteins come from a genomic window of Pleuronectes platessa chromosome 2, fPlePla1.1, whole genome shotgun sequence:
- the LOC128456424 gene encoding cytokine-like protein 1, producing the protein MRVGCTRCWKQTPTRSLTEADMRLGLAALLWLLCLLRLSECAPPTCYSRALGLSKEVMALLDKIHTYHRTKTCAEVLPTIFLDVHNSCITTKLRDFLYVVLNHPNQYCRERPRIMLLKRKIQSLYTIITRICYRDLVFFTDDCEAIDTGHTRPYYAEDRLQLLQEER; encoded by the exons ATGCGTGTTGGCTGCACACGCTGCTGGAAGCAGACACCGACCCGCTCACTGACAGAAGCCGACATGAGGCTGGGACTGGCCGCTCTGCTGTGGCTCCTTTGCCTGCTCCGCCTGTCGGAGTGCGCTCCTCCGACCTGCTACTCCAGGGCGCTCGGCCTGAGCAAAGAAGTCATGGCTCTGCTGGACAAGATCCACACGTACCACCGCACG AAAACGTGCGCTGAAGTCCTACCTACGATCTTCCTGGATGTGCAT AACTCGTGCATCACCACCAAGCTTCGTGACTTTCTCTATGTGGTGCTCAACCACCCCAACCAGTACTGCAGAGAGCGCCCCAGAATAATGCTGCTGAAACGTAAAATCCAGAGCCTGTACACCATCATCACCAGGATCTGTTATCGG GACCTGGTGTTTTTCACAGATGACTGTGAGGCAATTGATACTGGTCACACTCGCCCTTACTATGCAGAGGACCGGCTTCAGCTCCtgcaagaggagagatga
- the LOC128462222 gene encoding limbin isoform X1 → MLQVHLVATTATILSFILNTQVSCSSPPSSHHRPGHGAGHQSCCNGTCQDESWCTTPPPLLLENMEHLPLFHGQSFSSPHLMPHDRVGRASALTMLRMDGTMKLQRPVVSSSDGPLSSSAPAGPRGLSFYSSFTDMSNILHLRFRRSTLTRFNPGHTLPQVQSVAPPSAFGVKFHKCAQVKLDTDPPQLTFFLLIHNMGPVGGTNLSQVAIRDSLSGIVLLQTEGRVVERGYQTFAIDSLSAGSQIVVNYTAHIRSHKSEILDLPAFLTFSNASQNDVSMFGPLTANLTLKVNSTDRIYPNHGVHFAGFAAGFFVALVLLSLGFLAMNLIGLRTRLNLLQQRRKRRDSDLEYADCNMSETIKDESTFEDKMVDIMVLEDPQNMYQALDNLEMSTLLRATNNLETTRIQIYKDVISSLLGGLRAMGQTTAQAQQRLLSVLHGQLLGMEGRLKEERGTRMAALAGQCNLETREEMEAEHRREAAEKAEAELLCQHAEQQEVLQCSVLLEKLHKRSQSRLQRILLVRHEEASAKVQRQIIEWRRVELHKIFSEEMEEATRMGELEKSTAMSLQHDYFTCQDQFEEVLDVVLANQRYVLAERHAQRKFLVHSLHSLNSLISDTFSSTSSNLDSWFTHIRRGSTVPAEQIDQLQEKAQKELVMVRQRLDEALSQERRAMRCSLIKKRREIITEMLRVHKQREKELSVLSKRLEQSMEVAQNLHCWQNLLTAHSLELAELINNLDEEATADIRKVTMRVIQGAIAEVKAIQPSVTQALPTPLPPGMHLSLLQVEPEQVAGQAQGQGASTLLQGQERLHQEGKAALRTLSGTRGALQEAMERELQEQREIRSQSRAFFRCLCSSQLTLSEDDRLRMKLEFQKCLSVMDRCLVLPHAVSKTKLHTSLAAWRKDSEKQMTNMQSKGKSSKARQKTDESDLLHFQKRLEDRMQLFVEEKEMESTVMNKVLEEMQREREKELRSQADNLTIQMAAIHFLKAERRTKVLETCRAMLTLHGLLIQQLRERKSLESQDMAQSIQSHCMGLEEAEQQLQREKTELDGLEMFPIRVESNKTCRDDSEDSEEDIKEDEVFQLQQDCRMTTILQEALYKCDEVITLLSERLQERTANYQAMEDLKEQMELKRLYGNCDQDLEFASQLVKQSQVSAEVLLEALRLLLPTLPESELLSISDVLCPKQHHASLLAEQENVGCAVGSNRLISVKLREDVVHGNMSTTLCCPVERERLQEKRQSLMEKLLPSSHLLPPRDVEPETGKRDSFTETQPRDCKSTVTENMVTQRQRDAAKGKVGATVNETLNSSASASCALDVPGTGGRLFVFRDPPEARDCGNVSKRKRKRNFLNLKKGSVAPTNLL, encoded by the exons ATGCTTCAGGTACATTTAGTCGCGACGACGGCCACGATACTTTCATTTATCTTAAACACACAAGTGTCATGTTCGTCTCCACCTTCTTCACATCACCGCCCGGGTCACGGAGCTGGACACCAGTCCTGCTGCAACGGTACATGTCAGGATGAGTCATGGTGCACAACCCCGCCTCCTCTTCTGTTGGAGAACATGGAG CATCTGCCTCTTTTCCATGGTCAGAGTTTCTCCAGTCCCCATCTAATGCCACATGACCGTGTTGGGAGAGCTTCAGCGCTGACAATGCTCAGGATGGATG GTACAATGAAACTCCAACGGCCAGTGGTGTCTTCTTCAGACGGCCCCctctcttcttcagctcctgccGGTCCACGGGGACTCTCCTTTTACTCTTCATTTACTGACATGTCGAACATCTTGCACCTTCGGTTCCGCAGGAGCACACTCACCAGATTCAACCCGGGCCACACTCTGCCTCAG GTTCAGAGTGTGGCACCTCCATCTGCATTCGGGGTCAAATTTCACAAGTGTGCTCAG GTGAAGCTCGACACTGACCCTCCTCAGCTGACCTTCTTCCTGCtgattcacaacatgggtccaGTCGGTGGTACCAACCTGTCTCAGGTGGCCATCCGGGACTCCCTGTCTGGAATAGTCCTCCTACAAACTGAAGGCAGGGTGGTGGAAAGAGGCTACCAGACATTTGCTATTGATTCCCTGTCTG CTGGTTCTCAGATTGTCGTCAACTACACGGCTCACATAAGGAGTCATAAGAGTGAAATACTGGACCTTCCAGCttttctcactttttctaatGCCTCACAG AATGACGTCAGTATGTTTGGTCCATTAACAGCTAATCTAACCCTGAAGGTGAACTCCACTGACAGA ATCTATCCAAACCACGGAGTCCATTTTGCTGGATTTGCTGCAGGGTTCTTTGTCGCTTTGGTTCTGCTGTCACTCGGGTTCCTGGCCATGAACCTGATAGGCCTCAGAACCAGGCTTAATCTTCTTCAGCAAAGG AGGAAAAGAAGGGATTCAGACCTGGAGTATGCAGACTGCAACATGAGTGAGACAATTAAAGATGAGTCAACATTTGAAGACAAGATGGTTGACATCATGGTGTTAGAGGATCCTCAGAACATGTACCAGGCTTTGGACAA CCTTGAAATGTCGACACTGCTTCGCGCAACCAACAACCTGGAGACCACACGCATTCAGATCTACAAGGATGTGATATCCTCCCTGCTGGGGGGCCTGAGGGCCATGGGGCAGACCACCGCCCAGGCCCAGCAGAGGCTTCTCAGTGTGCTCCATGGACAGCTGCTTGGCATGGAGGGTCGACTGAAGGAGGAGCGCGGGACCCGAATGGCTGCCCTGGCTGGCCAGTGTAACCTGGAGACTCGGGAAGAAATGGAAGCAGAGCACCGCAGGGAAGCAGCTGAGAAAGCCGAGGCCGAGCTGCTGTGTCAACATGCAGAACAACAG GAagtcctccagtgcagtgtCCTGCTCGAGAAGCTGCATAAACGGAGCCAGAGTCGGCTCCAGCGCATCCTGTTGGTCCGACATGAAGAAGCCTCAGCAAAGGTTCAGAGGCAAATCATCGAGTGGCGCCGGGTGGAGCTGCACAAGATCTTCtctgaggagatggaggaggccaCCAGGATGGGCGAGTTGGAGAAAAGCACAGCCATGAGTCTGCAGCATGATTATTTTACCTGTCAG GATCAGTTTGAAGAGGTTCTTGATGTCGTCCTTGCCAATCAGCGTTATGTTCTGGCTGAACGCCATGCACAGAGGAAGTTCCTGGTTCACAGCCTCCACAGCCTCAACAGCCTGATTTCTGACACCTTCTCTAGCACCTCCAGCAACTTGGACAGCTGGTTCACTCACATCAGGAG AGGGAGCACAGTGCCTGCAGAGCAGATAGACCAGTTGCAGGAAAAGGCCCAGAAAGAGCTGGTGATGGTGAGGCAGAGACTGGACGAGGCGCTGAGTCAAGAGAGAAGAGCCATGCGCTGCAGCCTGATcaagaagaggagggaaatcATCACTGAAATG CTGAGAgtccacaaacagagagagaaggagctgtCGGTTCTGTCTAAGCGTCTGGAGCAAAGCATGGAGGTAGCCCAGAACCTGCACTGTTGGCAGAATCTACTGACGGCTCACAGCTTGGAGCTAGCTGAGCTCATCAACAACCTGGATGAGGAGGCTACTGCTGACATCCGCAAG GTGACCATGCGTGTGATCCAAGGTGCGATAGCAGAAGTCAAAGCCATCCAGCCTTCTGTCACTCAGGCTCTGCCAACGCCCTTACCTCCGGGGATGCACCTCTCCCTGCTGCAGGTAGAGCCGGAGCAAGTAGCAGGACAGGCACAGGGACAAGGAGCAAGCACTCTCCTGCAGGGCCAGGagaggctgcaccaggaaggcAAGGCAGCGCTGCGCACCCTGAGCGGCACTAGGGGAGCTCTGCAGGAAGCCatggagagagagctgcaggagcagagggagataAGGTCACAATCCAGAGCTTTCTTCAG GTGTTTGTGTTCGTCGCAGCTGACTCTATCTGAAGATGACAGGCTGAGGATGAAACTGGAGTTCCAGAAGTGTCTGTCTGTGATGGACCGATGCCTGGTGCTGCCTCATGCTGTCTCCAAAACCAAACTCCACACTTCTCTGGCAGCTTGGAGAAAGGACAGCGAGAAACAGATG ACAAATATGCAGTCCAAGGGGAAAAGCAGCAAGGCCAGACAGAAAACAGACGAATCCGACCTGCTGCATTTCCAGAAAAGGCTCGAGGACAGGATGCAGCTGTTTGTggaagagaaggagatggagagcaCTGTCATGAATAAG GTGTTGGAGGagatgcagagggagagagagaaggaactcCGCTCTCAGGCGGACAACCTGACGATTCAAATGGCTGCCATCCACTTCCTGAAGGCTGAGAGGAGGACCAAAGTCCTGGAGACCTGCAGAGCCATGCTCACCCTGCACGGACTGCTCATCCAGCAgctcagagagaggaagagtctGGAGAGCCAAGACATGGCCCAGAGTATACAGAGCCACTGCATG GGCCTCgaggaagcagagcagcagcttcagagGGAGAAGACCGAGTTGGACGGCCTAGAGATGTTTCCTATCAGAGTCGAGTCAAATAAAACCTGCAGAGACGACTCTGAAGACAGCGAGGAGGACATCAAGGAAGACgaagtgtttcagctgcagcaggactgcAGGATGACAACCATCCTTCAGGAGGCGCTCTACAAGTGTGATGAGGTCATCACACTGTTGTCTGAGCG TTTGCAAGAAAGAACTGCCAACTATCAAGCCATGGAAGATTTGAAAGAACAAATGGAGCTCAAGAGACTTTATGGAAACTGTGACCAG GATCTGGAGTTTGCATCTCAGTTGGTGAAGCAGAGTCAGGTGTCTGCCGAAGTTCTCCTAGAGGCcctgcgcctcctcctccccacgcTGCCTGAAAGCGagctcctctccatctctgatGTCCTCTGCCCTAAACAGCACCATGCGTCATTGTTGGCAGAGCAAGAAAATGTGGG GTGTGCTGTGGGTTCTAATCGCCTTATTTCTGTCAAACTGAGAGAAGACGTGGTGCATGGAAATATGTCGACCACGCTGTGCTGcccggtggagagagagag GCTCCAGGAAAAGAGGCAAAGTCTGATGGAAAAACTGCTGCCCTCATCTCACCTTTTGCCTCCGAGAGATGTGGAACCAGAGACAGGAAAGAGGGACAGTTTCACTGAAACACAACCGCGTGATTGTAAAtcaaccgtgactgaaaacatggttacacagaggcagagggacGCTGCTAAAGGGAAAGTTGGGGCCACAGTGAATGAAACATTAAACAGCTCAGCCTCAGCCAGCTGTGCGCTGGACGTCCCGGGGACAGGAGGGAGGCTGTTTGTGTTCCGGGATCCACCTGAAGCTCGTGACTGTGGAAATGTCTCCAAGAGAAAAAGGAAGAGGAATTTCCTCAATCTGAAGAAAGGTTCAGTGGCCCCGACAAACCTATTGTGA
- the LOC128462222 gene encoding limbin isoform X2, which produces MLQVHLVATTATILSFILNTQVSCSSPPSSHHRPGHGAGHQSCCNGTCQDESWCTTPPPLLLENMESFSSPHLMPHDRVGRASALTMLRMDGTMKLQRPVVSSSDGPLSSSAPAGPRGLSFYSSFTDMSNILHLRFRRSTLTRFNPGHTLPQVQSVAPPSAFGVKFHKCAQVKLDTDPPQLTFFLLIHNMGPVGGTNLSQVAIRDSLSGIVLLQTEGRVVERGYQTFAIDSLSAGSQIVVNYTAHIRSHKSEILDLPAFLTFSNASQNDVSMFGPLTANLTLKVNSTDRIYPNHGVHFAGFAAGFFVALVLLSLGFLAMNLIGLRTRLNLLQQRRKRRDSDLEYADCNMSETIKDESTFEDKMVDIMVLEDPQNMYQALDNLEMSTLLRATNNLETTRIQIYKDVISSLLGGLRAMGQTTAQAQQRLLSVLHGQLLGMEGRLKEERGTRMAALAGQCNLETREEMEAEHRREAAEKAEAELLCQHAEQQEVLQCSVLLEKLHKRSQSRLQRILLVRHEEASAKVQRQIIEWRRVELHKIFSEEMEEATRMGELEKSTAMSLQHDYFTCQDQFEEVLDVVLANQRYVLAERHAQRKFLVHSLHSLNSLISDTFSSTSSNLDSWFTHIRRGSTVPAEQIDQLQEKAQKELVMVRQRLDEALSQERRAMRCSLIKKRREIITEMLRVHKQREKELSVLSKRLEQSMEVAQNLHCWQNLLTAHSLELAELINNLDEEATADIRKVTMRVIQGAIAEVKAIQPSVTQALPTPLPPGMHLSLLQVEPEQVAGQAQGQGASTLLQGQERLHQEGKAALRTLSGTRGALQEAMERELQEQREIRSQSRAFFRCLCSSQLTLSEDDRLRMKLEFQKCLSVMDRCLVLPHAVSKTKLHTSLAAWRKDSEKQMTNMQSKGKSSKARQKTDESDLLHFQKRLEDRMQLFVEEKEMESTVMNKVLEEMQREREKELRSQADNLTIQMAAIHFLKAERRTKVLETCRAMLTLHGLLIQQLRERKSLESQDMAQSIQSHCMGLEEAEQQLQREKTELDGLEMFPIRVESNKTCRDDSEDSEEDIKEDEVFQLQQDCRMTTILQEALYKCDEVITLLSERLQERTANYQAMEDLKEQMELKRLYGNCDQDLEFASQLVKQSQVSAEVLLEALRLLLPTLPESELLSISDVLCPKQHHASLLAEQENVGCAVGSNRLISVKLREDVVHGNMSTTLCCPVERERLQEKRQSLMEKLLPSSHLLPPRDVEPETGKRDSFTETQPRDCKSTVTENMVTQRQRDAAKGKVGATVNETLNSSASASCALDVPGTGGRLFVFRDPPEARDCGNVSKRKRKRNFLNLKKGSVAPTNLL; this is translated from the exons ATGCTTCAGGTACATTTAGTCGCGACGACGGCCACGATACTTTCATTTATCTTAAACACACAAGTGTCATGTTCGTCTCCACCTTCTTCACATCACCGCCCGGGTCACGGAGCTGGACACCAGTCCTGCTGCAACGGTACATGTCAGGATGAGTCATGGTGCACAACCCCGCCTCCTCTTCTGTTGGAGAACATGGAG AGTTTCTCCAGTCCCCATCTAATGCCACATGACCGTGTTGGGAGAGCTTCAGCGCTGACAATGCTCAGGATGGATG GTACAATGAAACTCCAACGGCCAGTGGTGTCTTCTTCAGACGGCCCCctctcttcttcagctcctgccGGTCCACGGGGACTCTCCTTTTACTCTTCATTTACTGACATGTCGAACATCTTGCACCTTCGGTTCCGCAGGAGCACACTCACCAGATTCAACCCGGGCCACACTCTGCCTCAG GTTCAGAGTGTGGCACCTCCATCTGCATTCGGGGTCAAATTTCACAAGTGTGCTCAG GTGAAGCTCGACACTGACCCTCCTCAGCTGACCTTCTTCCTGCtgattcacaacatgggtccaGTCGGTGGTACCAACCTGTCTCAGGTGGCCATCCGGGACTCCCTGTCTGGAATAGTCCTCCTACAAACTGAAGGCAGGGTGGTGGAAAGAGGCTACCAGACATTTGCTATTGATTCCCTGTCTG CTGGTTCTCAGATTGTCGTCAACTACACGGCTCACATAAGGAGTCATAAGAGTGAAATACTGGACCTTCCAGCttttctcactttttctaatGCCTCACAG AATGACGTCAGTATGTTTGGTCCATTAACAGCTAATCTAACCCTGAAGGTGAACTCCACTGACAGA ATCTATCCAAACCACGGAGTCCATTTTGCTGGATTTGCTGCAGGGTTCTTTGTCGCTTTGGTTCTGCTGTCACTCGGGTTCCTGGCCATGAACCTGATAGGCCTCAGAACCAGGCTTAATCTTCTTCAGCAAAGG AGGAAAAGAAGGGATTCAGACCTGGAGTATGCAGACTGCAACATGAGTGAGACAATTAAAGATGAGTCAACATTTGAAGACAAGATGGTTGACATCATGGTGTTAGAGGATCCTCAGAACATGTACCAGGCTTTGGACAA CCTTGAAATGTCGACACTGCTTCGCGCAACCAACAACCTGGAGACCACACGCATTCAGATCTACAAGGATGTGATATCCTCCCTGCTGGGGGGCCTGAGGGCCATGGGGCAGACCACCGCCCAGGCCCAGCAGAGGCTTCTCAGTGTGCTCCATGGACAGCTGCTTGGCATGGAGGGTCGACTGAAGGAGGAGCGCGGGACCCGAATGGCTGCCCTGGCTGGCCAGTGTAACCTGGAGACTCGGGAAGAAATGGAAGCAGAGCACCGCAGGGAAGCAGCTGAGAAAGCCGAGGCCGAGCTGCTGTGTCAACATGCAGAACAACAG GAagtcctccagtgcagtgtCCTGCTCGAGAAGCTGCATAAACGGAGCCAGAGTCGGCTCCAGCGCATCCTGTTGGTCCGACATGAAGAAGCCTCAGCAAAGGTTCAGAGGCAAATCATCGAGTGGCGCCGGGTGGAGCTGCACAAGATCTTCtctgaggagatggaggaggccaCCAGGATGGGCGAGTTGGAGAAAAGCACAGCCATGAGTCTGCAGCATGATTATTTTACCTGTCAG GATCAGTTTGAAGAGGTTCTTGATGTCGTCCTTGCCAATCAGCGTTATGTTCTGGCTGAACGCCATGCACAGAGGAAGTTCCTGGTTCACAGCCTCCACAGCCTCAACAGCCTGATTTCTGACACCTTCTCTAGCACCTCCAGCAACTTGGACAGCTGGTTCACTCACATCAGGAG AGGGAGCACAGTGCCTGCAGAGCAGATAGACCAGTTGCAGGAAAAGGCCCAGAAAGAGCTGGTGATGGTGAGGCAGAGACTGGACGAGGCGCTGAGTCAAGAGAGAAGAGCCATGCGCTGCAGCCTGATcaagaagaggagggaaatcATCACTGAAATG CTGAGAgtccacaaacagagagagaaggagctgtCGGTTCTGTCTAAGCGTCTGGAGCAAAGCATGGAGGTAGCCCAGAACCTGCACTGTTGGCAGAATCTACTGACGGCTCACAGCTTGGAGCTAGCTGAGCTCATCAACAACCTGGATGAGGAGGCTACTGCTGACATCCGCAAG GTGACCATGCGTGTGATCCAAGGTGCGATAGCAGAAGTCAAAGCCATCCAGCCTTCTGTCACTCAGGCTCTGCCAACGCCCTTACCTCCGGGGATGCACCTCTCCCTGCTGCAGGTAGAGCCGGAGCAAGTAGCAGGACAGGCACAGGGACAAGGAGCAAGCACTCTCCTGCAGGGCCAGGagaggctgcaccaggaaggcAAGGCAGCGCTGCGCACCCTGAGCGGCACTAGGGGAGCTCTGCAGGAAGCCatggagagagagctgcaggagcagagggagataAGGTCACAATCCAGAGCTTTCTTCAG GTGTTTGTGTTCGTCGCAGCTGACTCTATCTGAAGATGACAGGCTGAGGATGAAACTGGAGTTCCAGAAGTGTCTGTCTGTGATGGACCGATGCCTGGTGCTGCCTCATGCTGTCTCCAAAACCAAACTCCACACTTCTCTGGCAGCTTGGAGAAAGGACAGCGAGAAACAGATG ACAAATATGCAGTCCAAGGGGAAAAGCAGCAAGGCCAGACAGAAAACAGACGAATCCGACCTGCTGCATTTCCAGAAAAGGCTCGAGGACAGGATGCAGCTGTTTGTggaagagaaggagatggagagcaCTGTCATGAATAAG GTGTTGGAGGagatgcagagggagagagagaaggaactcCGCTCTCAGGCGGACAACCTGACGATTCAAATGGCTGCCATCCACTTCCTGAAGGCTGAGAGGAGGACCAAAGTCCTGGAGACCTGCAGAGCCATGCTCACCCTGCACGGACTGCTCATCCAGCAgctcagagagaggaagagtctGGAGAGCCAAGACATGGCCCAGAGTATACAGAGCCACTGCATG GGCCTCgaggaagcagagcagcagcttcagagGGAGAAGACCGAGTTGGACGGCCTAGAGATGTTTCCTATCAGAGTCGAGTCAAATAAAACCTGCAGAGACGACTCTGAAGACAGCGAGGAGGACATCAAGGAAGACgaagtgtttcagctgcagcaggactgcAGGATGACAACCATCCTTCAGGAGGCGCTCTACAAGTGTGATGAGGTCATCACACTGTTGTCTGAGCG TTTGCAAGAAAGAACTGCCAACTATCAAGCCATGGAAGATTTGAAAGAACAAATGGAGCTCAAGAGACTTTATGGAAACTGTGACCAG GATCTGGAGTTTGCATCTCAGTTGGTGAAGCAGAGTCAGGTGTCTGCCGAAGTTCTCCTAGAGGCcctgcgcctcctcctccccacgcTGCCTGAAAGCGagctcctctccatctctgatGTCCTCTGCCCTAAACAGCACCATGCGTCATTGTTGGCAGAGCAAGAAAATGTGGG GTGTGCTGTGGGTTCTAATCGCCTTATTTCTGTCAAACTGAGAGAAGACGTGGTGCATGGAAATATGTCGACCACGCTGTGCTGcccggtggagagagagag GCTCCAGGAAAAGAGGCAAAGTCTGATGGAAAAACTGCTGCCCTCATCTCACCTTTTGCCTCCGAGAGATGTGGAACCAGAGACAGGAAAGAGGGACAGTTTCACTGAAACACAACCGCGTGATTGTAAAtcaaccgtgactgaaaacatggttacacagaggcagagggacGCTGCTAAAGGGAAAGTTGGGGCCACAGTGAATGAAACATTAAACAGCTCAGCCTCAGCCAGCTGTGCGCTGGACGTCCCGGGGACAGGAGGGAGGCTGTTTGTGTTCCGGGATCCACCTGAAGCTCGTGACTGTGGAAATGTCTCCAAGAGAAAAAGGAAGAGGAATTTCCTCAATCTGAAGAAAGGTTCAGTGGCCCCGACAAACCTATTGTGA